One genomic window of Ruminococcus gauvreauii includes the following:
- the abc-f gene encoding ribosomal protection-like ABC-F family protein, with translation MSLLQVTDLSFSYEENYDPVFQNVSFRVDTDWRTGVVGRNGKGKTTFLKLLMGEMEYSGTITADAGFDYFPYPVAERLLDTIDAMYCVEPGLLLWKLKKDMAELGADEGILYRPFNTLSCGEQTKVMLAVLFQREGNFLLIDEPTNHLDQESRTLVSAYLRRQKGFLMVSHDRAFLDGCIDHVLAFNRSDIEVQKGDFSSWYQNRQMQDTFELAKNERLKKDIRRLSAAADRTKRWGDAVESTKIGRKSMENGQHAASRDYIGEKSRRMQQRRKNLARRQEQALQETKMLLKNQEDPDILRMEPLPYHKEVLVSAEDLCLCYGNHEVLSGVNFAVRRGDRMSVQGKNGCGKSSLLKLILGEHITYRGELTVGSGIKISYVSQDTSHLRGSLTEYIRASGMEERLFKAVLRKLDFSRTQFEKDMDSYSEGQKKKVLIARSLCERAHLYIWDEPLNFIDVYSRMQIEELLLMWKPTLLFVEHDAVFTEKIATSVCRI, from the coding sequence ATGTCATTACTGCAGGTTACAGATCTTTCCTTTTCGTATGAAGAGAACTATGATCCGGTTTTCCAAAATGTATCGTTCAGAGTGGATACGGACTGGAGAACGGGAGTTGTCGGGAGAAACGGCAAGGGAAAGACAACGTTTTTAAAGCTGCTGATGGGGGAGATGGAATACAGCGGGACTATCACTGCCGATGCCGGCTTTGATTATTTCCCGTATCCCGTCGCAGAAAGGCTGCTGGATACCATAGATGCGATGTACTGTGTGGAGCCGGGACTGCTGCTATGGAAGCTGAAAAAGGATATGGCAGAACTCGGTGCGGATGAAGGGATCCTCTATCGTCCGTTCAATACGCTGTCCTGCGGAGAGCAGACAAAGGTAATGCTGGCGGTTTTGTTCCAGCGGGAGGGGAACTTTCTGCTGATTGATGAGCCGACGAACCATCTGGATCAGGAGTCCAGAACCCTCGTCAGTGCCTATCTGCGCAGACAGAAAGGGTTTCTGATGGTGTCGCATGACCGGGCGTTTCTGGATGGGTGTATCGATCATGTGCTGGCGTTCAACCGCTCGGATATCGAGGTGCAGAAAGGGGACTTTTCCTCCTGGTACCAGAACCGCCAGATGCAGGATACGTTTGAACTGGCAAAGAATGAGCGGCTGAAAAAAGATATACGGAGGCTTTCCGCTGCCGCAGACCGGACGAAACGCTGGGGAGATGCAGTGGAATCAACAAAGATCGGAAGAAAATCGATGGAAAACGGGCAGCATGCAGCGAGCCGGGATTATATCGGAGAGAAGTCCAGACGCATGCAGCAGAGAAGAAAAAATCTTGCCCGCCGTCAGGAACAGGCGCTTCAGGAAACAAAGATGCTGCTGAAGAATCAGGAGGATCCCGATATACTGAGGATGGAGCCGCTGCCATATCACAAAGAGGTTTTGGTTTCAGCAGAAGACCTGTGCCTGTGTTATGGGAATCATGAAGTCTTAAGCGGCGTGAATTTTGCCGTCAGAAGAGGCGACCGCATGTCTGTGCAGGGAAAAAACGGCTGCGGAAAATCGAGTCTCCTGAAATTGATACTGGGAGAGCACATCACATACCGGGGAGAGCTTACGGTGGGAAGCGGGATTAAAATTTCCTATGTCTCTCAGGACACTTCACATCTGAGAGGAAGTCTTACGGAATATATCCGGGCTTCCGGCATGGAAGAACGTTTGTTTAAGGCCGTGCTGCGCAAGCTGGATTTTTCAAGGACTCAGTTCGAAAAAGACATGGATTCCTACAGCGAAGGCCAGAAGAAAAAAGTCCTGATCGCGAGGAGCCTCTGTGAAAGGGCACACCTATACATCTGGGACGAACCGCTGAATTTTATCGACGTGTATTCCCGGATGCAGATTGAGGAGCTGTTGCTTATGTGGAAACCGACGCTGCTTTTTGTGGAGCATGATGCGGTATTTACAGAGAAAATTGCAACATCTGTGTGTAGAATCTGA
- a CDS encoding potassium channel family protein encodes MLGKKENASYAVIGLGRFGMALAKELAIAGKEVIVVDNNENKVKELRVYTDYAYVAGELTREVLEDMGIQNCDTVVVCIGEKIDTSILVTLNVVNLGVRRVIAKAISEDQGAVLEKIGAEVVYPERDMALRLAKKLLTSSVMDYISLDNDVEITEIKITDRLTGRCVRDFPIRQKFGLNIIAIEYGGKTDTEIRPDYAFQDGDVIVVIGKSKNVQRFEREYGC; translated from the coding sequence ATGCTGGGGAAAAAAGAGAATGCATCCTATGCGGTCATCGGTCTGGGGAGATTTGGTATGGCGCTGGCAAAGGAGCTGGCGATCGCCGGGAAAGAGGTGATCGTCGTAGATAACAATGAAAATAAGGTAAAAGAGCTGAGGGTCTACACGGATTACGCATACGTTGCGGGAGAGCTGACCAGGGAAGTGCTGGAAGATATGGGGATTCAGAACTGTGATACCGTTGTCGTATGCATCGGCGAAAAAATTGATACCAGTATACTGGTCACGCTGAATGTTGTGAATCTGGGAGTACGCCGGGTAATCGCAAAGGCCATCAGTGAAGATCAGGGCGCGGTTCTCGAGAAAATCGGGGCGGAGGTCGTGTACCCGGAACGGGACATGGCGCTGCGTCTGGCTAAGAAACTCTTGACAAGCAGTGTCATGGATTACATATCTCTGGACAATGATGTTGAAATCACGGAGATCAAGATTACAGACAGGCTGACGGGAAGGTGTGTCCGGGACTTTCCGATCCGTCAGAAATTCGGCCTGAATATCATTGCAATCGAGTATGGAGGGAAGACGGACACAGAGATCCGCCCGGACTATGCGTTTCAGGATGGAGACGTGATCGTGGTTATCGGGAAAAGCAAGAACGTTCAGCGTTTTGAGAGAGAGTACGGATGTTAA
- a CDS encoding TrkH family potassium uptake protein, with product MGKMKRGITFLKRQPPARLIVLGFAAVIAVGTLLLLLPVSINDGARVSFIDALFTSTSAVCVTGLIAIDTAEHFTVFGRTVVALLIQIGGLGVTSVGVGFILIAGKRVGMKGRTLVKEAMNVGNSKGLIRLVKSVLLMTLCFEAAGTVLSFLVFVQDFPPLKALGISLFHSVAAFNNSGFDILGGLQNLIPYQGSVLLNLTTAGLIIFGGIGFLVILDILKNRSFRKLSLHSKVVLSVSAVLLLTGTLLLKATEDVTWLGAFFQSVSARTAGFSTYPIGTFTNAGLFVLILLMFIGASPGSTGGGIKTSTLFVLLHAVKSAATNQHCTAFKRRIPPEVIQRGFIITLLSAMVVCTGTFFLCLLEPEYTFMQLLFEITSAFGTVGLSTGITPDLAASSKLIVILTMFIGRLGALTIATIWHFKTPSSATFTEENITIG from the coding sequence ATGGGGAAGATGAAAAGGGGAATCACATTTTTAAAGAGGCAGCCGCCGGCGCGCCTGATTGTCTTGGGTTTCGCGGCAGTCATCGCGGTGGGCACATTGCTTTTACTTCTGCCGGTATCGATCAATGATGGGGCCAGGGTGAGTTTTATTGATGCGCTGTTTACTTCCACGAGTGCTGTCTGTGTGACAGGACTGATAGCCATTGACACGGCGGAACACTTTACAGTATTCGGCAGGACGGTAGTGGCTCTGCTGATTCAGATCGGCGGGCTGGGAGTCACCTCTGTGGGGGTCGGATTCATCCTGATCGCAGGTAAGCGTGTTGGAATGAAGGGGAGGACACTTGTCAAAGAGGCGATGAATGTCGGCAATTCCAAAGGACTGATCCGGCTGGTAAAATCTGTACTGTTGATGACACTGTGTTTTGAGGCGGCAGGAACGGTGCTTAGTTTTCTGGTGTTTGTTCAGGACTTTCCGCCGCTCAAGGCGCTGGGAATCAGCCTGTTTCATTCGGTGGCGGCATTTAATAACTCGGGATTCGATATCCTGGGCGGGCTTCAGAATCTGATTCCTTACCAGGGGAGTGTCCTGCTGAATCTTACGACGGCGGGGCTTATTATTTTTGGAGGTATCGGTTTTCTCGTTATTCTGGATATCCTGAAGAACCGTTCGTTTCGCAAACTGTCGCTGCATTCGAAGGTTGTGCTTTCGGTCAGTGCCGTGCTTCTGCTGACGGGAACACTGCTCCTCAAGGCAACGGAGGATGTAACATGGCTGGGTGCCTTTTTCCAGAGCGTGTCTGCGAGGACAGCAGGATTCTCTACATACCCGATTGGAACATTCACGAATGCTGGACTGTTCGTTCTCATCCTGCTGATGTTCATCGGCGCTTCTCCCGGATCGACAGGAGGCGGTATCAAAACGAGTACACTGTTCGTACTGCTGCATGCGGTTAAGAGTGCCGCAACCAATCAGCATTGTACGGCATTTAAAAGAAGGATACCGCCGGAAGTGATCCAAAGAGGATTTATCATTACACTGCTGTCAGCGATGGTGGTTTGTACAGGCACCTTTTTCCTGTGTCTGCTGGAACCGGAATATACATTTATGCAGTTGCTGTTTGAGATCACGTCTGCATTTGGAACGGTAGGATTGTCAACGGGTATCACCCCTGATCTGGCTGCCTCCAGCAAACTGATCGTGATTCTTACGATGTTTATCGGAAGGCTTGGGGCACTGACAATCGCAACGATCTGGCACTTTAAAACGCCGTCGTCCGCGACATTTACAGAAGAAAATATAACAATCGGTTAA
- a CDS encoding 4Fe-4S dicluster domain-containing protein, giving the protein MATLTVSNEDEKRVKGLGFLSNKGTDNFSGRIITKNGKITAQQMKAIGDAAKEFGSGEVVFTTRLTVEVLGIPFDKIDAFRAAIEEAGMTTGGTGSKVRPVVSCKGTTCQYGLIDTYALSEEIHELFYEGYRQVKLPHKFKIAVGGCPNNCVKPDLNDLGIVGQMVPQFDEDLCSGCKKCGVEKVCPVKAARVVDGVLEIDMEKCTNCGRCIGACHFDAIESGKCGYKVYIGGRWGKQVAQGRALDRIFETKEEVLRAVEKAILLYREQGKTGERFAQTIDRIGFEKVQEEILSDDILGRKQEILDARLHEVGGATC; this is encoded by the coding sequence ATGGCAACGTTAACAGTCAGCAATGAAGATGAAAAGAGAGTAAAAGGACTTGGCTTTCTGAGCAACAAAGGCACAGATAATTTTTCAGGAAGAATCATTACCAAAAATGGAAAAATTACAGCTCAGCAGATGAAGGCGATCGGGGATGCGGCAAAAGAGTTCGGCAGTGGGGAGGTGGTATTTACGACACGACTCACCGTAGAGGTGCTGGGCATTCCGTTTGATAAAATTGATGCATTCAGAGCTGCGATCGAAGAGGCCGGGATGACAACGGGCGGCACTGGCTCTAAAGTACGTCCTGTCGTATCGTGTAAAGGAACGACATGTCAGTATGGATTGATTGATACGTATGCACTGTCAGAGGAAATCCATGAGTTGTTTTATGAGGGATACCGTCAGGTGAAACTGCCGCATAAATTCAAGATTGCAGTCGGGGGATGTCCCAACAACTGTGTGAAACCGGATCTGAATGATCTCGGCATCGTAGGGCAGATGGTGCCCCAGTTCGATGAGGATCTCTGTTCCGGATGTAAAAAATGCGGTGTGGAAAAAGTCTGTCCGGTAAAGGCAGCAAGGGTTGTAGATGGTGTTCTGGAAATTGATATGGAAAAATGTACTAACTGCGGAAGATGCATAGGTGCCTGTCATTTTGATGCGATTGAGAGCGGCAAGTGCGGATATAAGGTATACATAGGCGGAAGATGGGGAAAACAGGTTGCTCAGGGGCGTGCTCTGGACAGAATTTTTGAGACGAAAGAAGAAGTCTTACGTGCGGTGGAGAAGGCGATTCTTCTATACAGAGAACAGGGCAAGACCGGCGAACGCTTTGCACAGACGATCGACCGTATTGGTTTTGAAAAGGTTCAGGAGGAAATTCTCTCAGATGATATTCTGGGAAGAAAACAGGAAATACTGGATGCCAGGCTGCATGAGGTCGGAGGCGCCACCTGTTAA
- a CDS encoding FAD-dependent oxidoreductase, translating to MKVLIIGGVAAGTKAAAKLKRENQDAEVTILTMSKDISYAGCGLPYYVGGVIQERSELIVNTPENFSKLTGALVETGVEVTGLDRENRSVKAVRTDTGEETCYTYDKLVIATGASPVKPPVEGVDLKHVYFMRTPDDAEALRCAVDSGEIKRAVVAGGGFIGLEVAENLKEKGIRVTVIDMAPQIMPGFDHEVAEYAEEYLADQGIVALTGTKLEGILGDGKVEKVKTDKRTLKADAVILSLGIRANTGFLADTGIELMPNRTIKVNEYLQTNDEDIYALGDCAMVTNRITGEHAWSPMGSSANMEGRIAAKNICGEKIAYPGVLGTGVVKLPGLNAGRTGLSEEAASAAGFDPVSVVTVVDDKAHYYPGAGSFIVKMVADRKTGKFLGIQCLGKGAVDKMVDIAVMALSMKASIQDLEHLDFAYAPPFSTAIHPFVHTVNVLLNKMSGEFLTMTPVEFAKGEASDYRIIDASPAPSIEGVPYVDLTTVNGEVEGLGKEEKLLLVCSKGKRAYLLQNRLKHYGYTNTRVLEGGTTFNGKDLA from the coding sequence ATGAAAGTATTAATTATTGGCGGGGTTGCAGCCGGAACGAAAGCAGCAGCGAAATTAAAAAGAGAGAATCAGGATGCAGAAGTCACAATTCTGACGATGAGTAAAGACATATCCTATGCGGGATGCGGGCTTCCTTATTATGTAGGCGGAGTGATTCAGGAGAGAAGCGAACTGATTGTGAATACACCGGAGAATTTCAGCAAGCTGACGGGCGCCCTTGTGGAGACGGGCGTAGAAGTAACGGGGCTGGACAGAGAAAACCGATCAGTGAAGGCGGTTCGGACAGACACCGGAGAAGAGACCTGCTATACATATGATAAACTCGTAATCGCGACAGGAGCATCACCGGTGAAGCCTCCGGTAGAAGGTGTCGACTTAAAGCACGTATATTTTATGAGGACACCTGATGATGCTGAAGCACTGCGCTGCGCGGTGGACAGCGGAGAAATCAAAAGAGCGGTGGTCGCAGGCGGCGGATTTATCGGGCTCGAAGTAGCTGAAAATCTGAAGGAAAAAGGCATACGCGTGACAGTGATCGACATGGCGCCGCAGATCATGCCGGGCTTTGACCATGAGGTCGCAGAATACGCAGAAGAGTATCTGGCAGATCAGGGGATCGTAGCGCTGACAGGAACGAAGCTGGAAGGAATTCTCGGTGACGGCAAAGTAGAAAAAGTCAAAACGGACAAGAGAACACTGAAGGCTGATGCAGTGATTTTGTCACTCGGAATACGGGCAAATACGGGATTTCTGGCAGATACCGGAATCGAACTGATGCCAAACAGGACGATAAAGGTGAATGAATACCTTCAGACAAATGATGAGGATATCTATGCACTTGGCGACTGCGCGATGGTGACAAACCGCATAACGGGTGAACATGCATGGTCGCCGATGGGATCGTCTGCCAATATGGAGGGACGCATTGCGGCAAAGAATATCTGCGGCGAAAAGATAGCGTATCCGGGTGTCCTGGGAACAGGAGTCGTGAAATTGCCGGGTCTGAATGCAGGGCGTACCGGGCTTTCCGAGGAGGCTGCCAGTGCCGCCGGATTTGATCCGGTGTCTGTCGTAACCGTCGTAGATGACAAGGCGCACTATTATCCGGGAGCCGGATCCTTCATCGTGAAGATGGTTGCGGACAGGAAGACCGGCAAGTTTCTGGGAATACAATGTCTGGGAAAAGGCGCGGTAGATAAGATGGTGGATATCGCTGTCATGGCACTCAGCATGAAAGCTTCCATACAGGATCTGGAACATCTGGACTTCGCATATGCCCCGCCGTTTTCGACTGCGATCCATCCGTTTGTGCACACGGTCAATGTACTGCTCAATAAGATGTCAGGTGAATTCCTGACAATGACGCCGGTAGAGTTTGCAAAGGGAGAAGCCTCTGATTACCGAATCATAGATGCATCGCCGGCACCGTCTATTGAAGGCGTACCGTATGTGGATCTGACGACGGTCAATGGTGAAGTCGAAGGGCTTGGAAAAGAAGAGAAACTTCTTTTGGTGTGTTCCAAGGGCAAGAGAGCGTATCTGCTGCAGAACCGCCTGAAACATTACGGATATACGAATACGCGGGTTCTGGAAGGCGGAACAACATTTAATGGAAAAGATTTAGCATAA
- the amrS gene encoding AmmeMemoRadiSam system radical SAM enzyme: MKIICPVCMHHCALREGQTGICRARKMTDGRILSLNYGRITAMALDPVEKKPLNRFFPGSNILSVGSFGCNLRCPFCQNHEISMHGEEIPAEQMSPEALVELAVSLAVKGNIGVAYTYNEPLIGYEYVRDTARLVRRAGMKNVVVTNGCIDPDILEELLPDLDALNIDLKGFTDRYYQKLGGDLETVKRFIRRAQSSCHIELTTLIVPGENDTEDEMEHLASWVRSVNPSIPLHVTRFFPRYRMSDFPATSVQTVYMLADTARKQLDYVYTGNC, translated from the coding sequence ATGAAAATAATATGCCCGGTGTGTATGCACCATTGTGCGTTACGGGAAGGACAGACAGGAATCTGCAGGGCCAGGAAAATGACAGACGGCAGGATCCTCAGTCTTAATTACGGCCGTATCACCGCTATGGCGCTTGATCCTGTTGAGAAAAAACCCTTAAACAGATTTTTTCCGGGAAGTAATATCCTCTCTGTCGGGAGTTTCGGGTGCAATCTGAGATGCCCGTTCTGTCAGAACCACGAGATTTCCATGCACGGGGAAGAAATACCGGCAGAACAGATGTCCCCGGAAGCTCTCGTTGAACTGGCCGTTTCTCTGGCTGTGAAGGGAAATATTGGGGTAGCTTATACGTACAACGAACCTCTGATCGGGTATGAATACGTCAGGGATACGGCAAGGCTCGTACGACGTGCCGGAATGAAAAATGTTGTAGTGACGAATGGCTGTATCGATCCGGATATTCTGGAGGAGCTGCTGCCGGACCTGGATGCACTGAATATAGATCTGAAAGGATTTACAGACAGGTACTATCAAAAACTCGGAGGTGATCTCGAGACTGTAAAACGGTTTATACGGAGGGCACAGAGTTCCTGCCATATTGAATTAACGACACTGATCGTTCCGGGAGAGAATGACACAGAGGATGAGATGGAGCATCTGGCATCCTGGGTAAGATCAGTCAACCCGTCGATACCGCTCCATGTCACGCGTTTTTTTCCTCGCTACCGTATGTCGGACTTCCCGGCAACCTCGGTTCAGACGGTTTATATGCTTGCGGATACCGCCCGAAAGCAGCTGGATTACGTATACACTGGTAACTGTTAA
- the amrA gene encoding AmmeMemoRadiSam system protein A has product MMTVMGGFMVPHPPLIIPDVGRGQEREIKNTMEAYHRSAKEIAELKPDTIAVISPHTDIYADYFHVSPGKAASGDFRKFGAGHAAVKVKYDTEFVWNLCRTAESIDFPLGVLGEKEDKLDHATMIPLYFVNQYYREYRLVRIGFSGLPLTDHYRAGQMLQQTAGQLKRKLVVIGSGDLSHCLKKEGPYGYQKEGPLYDERIMEVMERGDFGELFEFSEHFCEKAGECGHRSFVVMAGALDGLKLKTEKLSYEGPFGVGYGICTYRVTGADEGRRFLERYEQEKTNDAKQKRQYEDAYTGLARKALEHYAETGEVLSELPALPEEMIRERAGVFVSLHKHGKLRGCIGTITPVCKNIAKEIIQNAVNAGIRDPRFNRVQKDELEMLEYSVDVLQEPEPVESMEELDVKEYGVIVSKGRQRGLLLPNLEGVDTVEEQVAIAKRKAGIAWDDEVELERFRVVRHGGGS; this is encoded by the coding sequence ATGATGACAGTAATGGGAGGATTTATGGTACCGCATCCGCCATTGATCATACCCGATGTGGGGAGAGGTCAGGAGAGGGAGATAAAAAATACAATGGAAGCATATCATAGATCAGCGAAAGAAATAGCAGAGCTGAAGCCGGATACCATTGCAGTGATCTCCCCGCACACGGATATTTATGCGGACTATTTCCATGTATCACCTGGAAAAGCAGCATCCGGAGACTTTCGTAAGTTTGGAGCCGGACACGCAGCTGTGAAAGTAAAATATGATACAGAATTTGTCTGGAATCTTTGCAGGACTGCAGAGTCGATAGATTTTCCGCTCGGTGTGCTGGGGGAGAAAGAAGACAAACTAGATCACGCTACAATGATACCTCTTTATTTTGTAAATCAGTATTACCGGGAATACAGGCTGGTGCGGATTGGATTTTCAGGGCTTCCCCTGACCGATCATTATCGCGCAGGGCAGATGCTGCAGCAGACAGCAGGACAGTTAAAAAGGAAACTGGTGGTGATCGGCAGCGGTGATTTGTCCCACTGTCTGAAAAAGGAAGGACCGTATGGATATCAAAAGGAAGGCCCTCTATACGATGAACGTATCATGGAGGTGATGGAAAGAGGCGATTTTGGTGAGCTTTTTGAATTCTCGGAGCATTTCTGTGAAAAAGCAGGTGAATGCGGGCATCGGTCCTTTGTCGTGATGGCAGGTGCGCTGGACGGCTTGAAGCTGAAAACAGAAAAGCTTTCATATGAAGGGCCTTTCGGGGTGGGATATGGGATCTGCACCTATCGGGTGACAGGTGCGGATGAGGGACGCAGATTTCTTGAACGGTATGAGCAGGAGAAGACGAATGATGCCAAACAGAAAAGGCAGTATGAAGATGCCTATACAGGACTTGCAAGAAAAGCGCTGGAACACTACGCGGAAACGGGTGAGGTGCTGTCTGAGCTTCCGGCATTGCCGGAAGAAATGATTCGGGAACGCGCCGGAGTTTTTGTGTCGTTACACAAGCACGGGAAGCTGAGGGGCTGCATTGGAACTATTACACCGGTATGCAAAAACATTGCCAAAGAGATCATTCAGAATGCCGTAAATGCCGGAATCAGGGATCCGAGATTTAACCGTGTGCAAAAAGATGAGCTGGAAATGCTGGAATACAGTGTCGATGTGCTGCAGGAACCGGAACCCGTGGAATCAATGGAAGAACTGGATGTTAAGGAATACGGCGTGATTGTGTCGAAGGGCAGACAGCGTGGGCTTTTGCTGCCGAATCTGGAAGGAGTGGACACAGTGGAGGAACAGGTGGCAATCGCAAAGCGGAAAGCAGGTATCGCCTGGGATGATGAAGTGGAACTGGAGCGTTTCAGGGTCGTAAGGCATGGTGGCGGATCATGA
- the feoB gene encoding ferrous iron transport protein B translates to MKQHTGNWPGKTVSNARGTCIRGGQSFHLIDLPGCYSLLAHSEEEEIARDFICFENPDAVVVVCDATCLERNLNLVLQVMEAAKRVVVCVNLMDEAGKKRIHVDLDAMSEILQTPVIGITARANKGLDEIFVCLTKLMNQSEECRHLTVTYDEAIEHAITSLMTEVGKYVGRENNLRWICARLLDADESLLRSMEREYGAFLEEESVKVLVREEKEKLARAGYTEEVLKDAIVSAFVQKAEEIGHQSVCYQNKEYAVKDRKLDHLFTSPMTGFPIMFLLLFAVFWITISGANVPSQLLSKGLFWLESRMLDFAVWAQLPAAFYEPVIFGVYRVLAWVISVMLPPMAIFFPLFTLLEDFGYLPRIAYNLDHCFKKCCACGKQALTMCMGFGCNAAGVTGCRIIDSPRERLIAIITNNFVPCNGRFPMIIAIISMFLIGGAAGLFSSFLSAVLLAAVIVFGIVMTFVISRILSKTILKGIPSSFALELPPYRRPQVGKVIVRSIMDRTLFVLGRAVAIAAPAGLVIWVLANITVGDMTLLSHCAGVLDPFGRLLGMDGVILLAFILGMPANEIVIPIMLMTYLAQGSLTEIENLNTMKSILQDNGWTWVTAGSMILFSLMHWPCGTTCLTIRKETQSVKWMLVSILVPTISGIVICFLFASAARGLGFC, encoded by the coding sequence GTGAAGCAGCATACAGGAAACTGGCCGGGCAAAACAGTCAGCAATGCAAGAGGAACCTGCATCCGGGGAGGTCAAAGTTTTCATCTGATTGATCTTCCGGGCTGCTATTCGCTGCTGGCACACTCTGAAGAAGAAGAAATAGCCAGGGATTTCATTTGTTTTGAAAATCCGGATGCAGTAGTAGTGGTTTGTGATGCAACCTGCCTGGAACGTAACCTGAATCTTGTACTTCAGGTCATGGAGGCGGCAAAGAGAGTTGTCGTCTGTGTCAATCTGATGGATGAAGCCGGAAAAAAAAGAATACATGTGGATCTGGATGCCATGTCTGAAATTTTGCAGACACCGGTTATCGGTATCACAGCAAGGGCCAATAAAGGACTTGATGAAATTTTTGTCTGTCTCACGAAATTAATGAATCAGAGTGAGGAATGCCGCCATCTGACGGTCACATATGATGAAGCTATCGAACATGCGATAACTTCGCTTATGACGGAAGTCGGAAAATACGTTGGAAGAGAAAACAATCTTCGCTGGATCTGTGCCAGGCTGCTGGATGCAGACGAGAGTCTGCTGAGATCAATGGAACGGGAGTACGGTGCCTTTCTTGAAGAAGAATCGGTGAAAGTACTGGTGAGGGAGGAAAAGGAAAAGCTTGCCAGGGCCGGATATACGGAAGAAGTACTGAAAGACGCAATTGTGTCCGCGTTTGTTCAAAAGGCGGAAGAGATCGGTCATCAGTCTGTCTGTTATCAGAATAAAGAATATGCAGTAAAAGACAGGAAGCTGGATCACCTCTTTACAAGTCCGATGACCGGGTTTCCGATTATGTTTTTGCTGCTGTTTGCGGTGTTCTGGATTACCATCAGCGGTGCGAATGTACCTTCGCAGTTACTGTCAAAAGGACTGTTCTGGCTGGAAAGCCGTATGCTGGATTTTGCCGTATGGGCACAGCTGCCCGCAGCGTTCTATGAGCCGGTCATTTTTGGGGTTTATCGGGTACTGGCATGGGTAATATCTGTTATGCTGCCGCCAATGGCGATCTTTTTTCCACTGTTTACACTGCTGGAAGATTTTGGTTATCTTCCGCGTATCGCATATAATCTGGACCACTGTTTTAAGAAATGCTGTGCCTGCGGGAAACAGGCGCTGACGATGTGCATGGGATTCGGCTGCAATGCTGCTGGTGTGACCGGCTGCAGGATCATTGATTCTCCGAGGGAGCGTCTGATTGCAATTATTACCAACAATTTTGTGCCGTGTAACGGACGTTTTCCAATGATCATTGCCATTATATCCATGTTTTTGATCGGAGGCGCGGCGGGACTGTTCTCTTCCTTTTTGTCGGCGGTACTTCTGGCAGCAGTGATTGTATTCGGGATTGTGATGACCTTTGTGATCTCCAGGATACTGTCGAAGACAATATTAAAAGGAATTCCTTCGTCTTTCGCCCTGGAACTGCCTCCGTACAGAAGACCTCAGGTTGGAAAGGTGATCGTAAGATCCATCATGGACCGGACTCTGTTTGTACTCGGCAGGGCAGTTGCAATTGCGGCTCCTGCGGGTCTGGTTATTTGGGTCCTCGCGAACATAACGGTGGGTGATATGACGCTTCTTTCACACTGTGCAGGTGTACTGGACCCGTTTGGGCGTCTGCTGGGAATGGACGGTGTTATCCTTCTCGCATTCATTTTGGGCATGCCGGCAAATGAAATTGTGATTCCCATTATGCTGATGACGTATCTGGCTCAGGGGAGTCTGACAGAGATTGAGAACCTGAACACGATGAAAAGCATTCTTCAGGATAACGGATGGACCTGGGTTACTGCAGGCAGCATGATCTTGTTTTCGCTGATGCACTGGCCGTGCGGTACAACATGCCTTACAATCCGGAAAGAGACACAGAGCGTAAAATGGATGTTGGTCTCCATCCTGGTGCCCACGATATCCGGTATCGTGATCTGCTTTTTGTTTGCGTCAGCTGCAAGAGGACTTGGATTCTGCTGA
- a CDS encoding AE-binding protein: protein MQEQTNKDRQELPYNTLNGPEVTVPKETWVTEPLPESERPRKDGPGGE, encoded by the coding sequence ATGCAGGAACAGACCAATAAAGACAGACAGGAACTCCCATACAATACCCTCAATGGTCCTGAAGTAACGGTGCCAAAAGAAACCTGGGTCACAGAACCCCTGCCGGAATCAGAACGGCCAAGAAAAGACGGACCCGGAGGAGAGTAA